The genome window CAAATGGGAAGCTATTTGCAGGCCTAAGGACTATGGTGGTCTTGACATTCTTAACACAACTGTGATGAATGAGTGTCTGCTTGCCAAATGGATTGGAAAGATCTACTCAGGCTCTCAGGATACCTAGTTCAAATTCCtcaatatcaaatacataccAGATGATAATTTCTTCACCTCCAGTCAAAGAGGCACCTCTCAATTCTAGCAAGGCTTGCACAAGGTTAAACACCTCTTCCAATAGGAAGCTATTTACAAAGTAAATAGAGGTAATAAAGTCTTCTTTTGGAAAGATGTCTGGTTGGGTGAAACACCTCTTAAAATATAATTCCCTGGCCTTTTCAACTCGTGTGCTGATCCAGATTCACTTGTCTCTGAATGCTAGGCTGGAAATGAGTGGGATATTCAATTTAATAGAAGCTTTGCAGCAACTGATCTACTCCAGTGGGAGGAGCTGATGCATAAACTGCAAATTGTTCAGCTGAATGACTTGGAAGATGAGGTGATTTGAGCTCTTGTTAAATCAAGGAGATTTACCTCAAAATCCCTTTTTTTGAAGGGGTCTTTAGCAAGGGGGCTCATAAGATCTGGGCAACCAAATTACATCTTAGAATCAAGATTTTCTAATAGTAGATGTTACAAAATAAACTCCTAGTTGCTTCCTCCTTTAAAAAAGAGGGGTTGAAAAGGGAATATACACTGCTGTCTTTGTGGAAAACCTGATGATGTcaatcatatattttttggGTGTGTGCTGGTTTAGTTCTTTTGGAGTGTTCTGAGAGATGTTTTTGGTTGGAATGGATTCCCTACCTCGGtagctgaaagtgcatctaggcctcctaagtgggttttggcttattgatgacaaaacgattaaagaactaacatgcttttcgagtgttgaacaggtttaagcattagttgtgaagataaATGATGTTTGACGCCCGcaaaaacaaatgaagaatcaacgaagggtactagatagggtttacattcttttatttttgaaattgagtctaggatagacgttttttttagaaggatggatttgattgtttggttagtgtctcaatgctcaagagatcctttagaaccacccagttgagagacacattcactcacggacacaaaattctttctgaaaatcttcactgagtccggagtctccggtgttcaccggatactccggtactcagtgttcggctggagtctccgaggtagcctccggcagagagtctcggttacggtttattctttttggaaaaagaccggagtctccggtgtacaccggatactccggtaaaatgttcagtgttcagccggagtctccgaggtagactccggcagagactttcggttagcatttaatctttttgataaaagaaaagaaagaccggagtctccggtgttcaccagatactccggtacctggagatgccagagggtccggctagtctccagacttaatctttttagaaagactgtcaggaccggagactccggtgttcactggagactccggtatttaaacagaactgtaacggctagttctgacacgttcggtgaccgttctgacgctgtttttggatttaggaccggagactccggtgtacaccggatactccggtaagctctgacaaaaacagtaacggctagtctgtgagagagtgctataaatgccctctctctccatagcatttagagcttgctgtggctggtaaacttgagatctcttgagcactttaagagcattcaaagcccctccgaCCACCTTTAGAGCAAAGTTTGCataaatttgagagtgtgtgtttggagagggttcaagccatttgagcattgagttcttcatcgagcatctactgcaatcatctctcttgaagctttgggcttctagaaggaaaggagtcgcccgaagagcacccaaacttgtggtgtgcctcgaaaagtttgtaaacatcttcatattgagtaagaatttctagcttgatcttggtggttgCTAGAAGAgaatagggttggagaagacccggctctttgtgagctcctcaacggagacgtaggcacttctttgtgaggtggccgaactccgggataaattcacgtgttcttatttACGCAATTTACTTTATCATGTGAATTTGGTaacttgtcatttaaattgctttagtgacaatcttgctagttttaagtgttattctagctttgtgatatctagtagacctagtgtaattcttagactctagctattatctttagttcacatttattctgaaaatccctgttaggccggagactccggactagaccggatactccggaccataccggagtatccggccttcaccggaatatccggcagttttaatccgctgtttttagttttaattttcagaaaagcctattcaccccccccccctctaggcactttcagtaGCTGACTTACGGGCAAGCTGGTTTCTGAAATCTTTTAACCTCTCTCAAAACCTAGGAATTTTCCTTTTTACAGGTATGGCTTGGGCCCTGTGAAGGACTAGGAATGCTATGGCAATTGAGAAGAACTTCCCCAAAAACTCTGCTGAGGTTCTGATTCTTGCTATATCGTTCGTGTAGAAATAGAGCATTCTTCTACACAATAACGATAAGCTGAAGGTAGTGCCTCGTCTCGAGTCCGAATGTGGCTTCGGGACTTCTCCCCTAGCACTGCCAGTGTCTGATGTTGGCGATATGTAATTTGATGATCATATCCTTGTTGTAATATGATAGTAATTTGCTATCTCTTGTCGTTGTGATCGGATCTTACTGTTCGCGATTTGTGCTTTTCTAGTCCACTGGTAACCCTAACCCATACTGTATATGATATGATAATTGTAAATCTGTTTATTGACTTTCAATAAAAATTGGGATAATCTCTGTTTAAAAAAAACGTTGAAAGTCAAAGCTGGAAGCAAACaataatgcatgcatgcatgcacatgacGCGATTCCTGCCCGCCCCGAGGGCTCCACGTGTCCACTACACGTTGCCCTGCTGCTGGCCTGGAACCctccggatgaaacgggaccgCCAGTCCATGTCCAGCTAGCTCTACATATCCACGCGACCAACCGAATGCCTCAGATCAAACCCCACCCTGCTTGCGCAGTCAGAGCAAGCGATCGATCGAGCGAGAGAGGTTCGCGGGAGTCTCGCTTGGCCTCGGTGCGTCGGCGAACGAGCGGCGATGGGGTTCGCGTCGTACCTGGAGATGAAGACGGGcccggcgggcggcggcgcgtcggaggcggcGCAGGCGCTGGTCGAGGCGGACCTGCGGGACCTAAGCGTCGCCGCGCGGAAGCTCGCCAACCACGCGCTCGTCCTCGGCGGCGGGCTCGGGTTCGGGTTCGGCACATCCTTCCTCAAGTGGCTCGCCTTCGTCGCCGCAGTGTCAGTGCTACCATAACAGCCCCCTCTctctttacttctttttttataaaaaaaagacgCGTCACTTTCCAGAGGGATCTCTGATCTCGCCGCTCGGGGCCCAAGAAGCTCCTGCTTTTGCGAATCAAGTCAAGGGATGGGCTACTGGAGTTCGTATTATATGGGATCGGTCCTTTTTGGGATGGTTGGTTGAGAGAGAATCGGGCCTAGTTTAGGAGGGATGGTACCGTGAAATTGTACTGGTACTGTACTGTCAGGTACCCATGAGATATGCGGCATATGCAGCCGGACGTAGTTGGATTGTGAGGAACTGTATTAGAAGTAGGATCCTGTTTCTTAGAGCTTCAGCTCAAGCTTCTAAATCCATATAGGATTTAGAGTTTatagataaaataaaatgatttaaatattttttgtttgaaatAAGAATAAGATGGATGACCTTTCAAAAATTTCTTGGAGCTGTACACTGAGAATAGTTGTGCAAGCcatcttatttctattttaagCTAAAATTAGTGACTTAAACTACTTTATTATGGTTAAAAATCTGATTGTGTGTCTGGTTAATGGCGGCAGCTGTATCCGGACTCCTGAGTGTGGGTACGGATAGCTTCAGTAGTCAACATGCTTTTGAAGTATGTTCAAGCCAGAAGGTTATGAACTCCTCGCAGAATTCGAATTCCTGGGCGGTGTTAAGCTGCTGGTATTATTTACAGCCAAGTTATCCGCGTGTGCAAGTTCGCGCTTGTATGTAGTGTTTGCAGTACTGAATCGCGACTAGACGAGTAGTACGCCTTAGAAGAAGAGAGCAGAAATTGCTGGCAACGGAGGTTTTAGTGCTACTTGGATTCCTTCCAATCAGCACTACTAATGCTCTTGATGAGCCATTTTACTTTCTTTTCTCAGTTTCAGCTTTGTAGACTGCCAGGACTGAAGGAATTCATATGCTAGTTCCACCTGAGATTGGTAGCATTTTTTTGAGGCATTTCTCATAGCATTGTTTATTGATGGAAACTGTTTTCTCTTCCGCTGTAGGTACCTCTTGATATTGGACCGCACAAACTGGAAGACCAACATGCTGACAGCTCTCTTGGTCCCTTACATTTTCTTCACCCTGCCTCATGTGCTGTTTTCTCTGATGAGGTGAATGGGCAAATACTCCCTACTATATTACCGACCCATCATACATAGTCTAGACTCTAGATGCAATCGTTATCTACCATGAGACTATTTTCGCCAGCATGGATTAACAGAATGTGAAAGATGTTGAGGAAAGTCGTAGGATCAAAGTACTGCCAATTGCATTCTGTCATATTTTGAATGAGTACAAAATTGAAAAACTCTGTATTTTGTGGAAAAGTAACCCAGGCCTTTCATATTGGTTACCCGTTGATCTAAAGTCTGCTGATAGCGATCGCCCTAGCACTTTCAGGAGATAATGTTCTCCGTTGATGTATGATGAGATTATATGTGGATATATGAAAGTAGAATTGCTTATCGTTAACCATTTGAATTTTTCAGAGGAGAGGTGGGAAGATGGATTGCGATTATTGCGATTATTCTACGGCTCTTCTTTCCACGCCACTTCCCTGGTATCACTTTGCTATCTATCCCTCTTTCTTGTCATGCTTTATTGCACCCTATCAAAATTCCTTGATATTTGTTACATTTCCCCTTCTTTTTTATATCCTTGTGCCCCTAAAAGAATATACCCCTGTTCATTTTGTGGCACCAATATATGTTTCTACCAACAGAGTGACTACAATGTTGCCTGGACCTCACAACATTTTGCATCATGTGTACCAGATTGGTTAGAGCTGCCTGGTGCAATCATCCTTCTCACAGTGGTTGCCCCAAGCCTCTTTGCGGACACCTTCTGGGGCAACTTGGTCGGTGTCTTCATATGCCTCGGAATTGGATGCTACCTGCTACAAGAGCACATCAGGGCATCAGGTGGATTCAGGAATGCCTTCACGAAGGGCAATGGCGTGTCGAACAGCATCGGCATCCTTCTGCTCTTTATCTACCCTGTCTGGGCCCTGGTGCTGCACTTCCTGTAGACACTACCGCTTCGGTTCTCTCTATTCGTTCCTTTGTGCAGACGTTTCATCTATGGCGATTTGAGGGTGCATGTTATGTATGTTTGAGCCGTTGTCCTGTTGGTGGACAGTTTCTTGTATGTTCGTTTTGTTTTGAATGTCTCTTGAAGGTTCGATGTCAAAGCTTCGTTCTTTGATACATAAACTCAATAAATTCTTCTCAGTTGCTTGATGTCAAACTGAGAAGATGTTAGTCAAATTCTCTCATGCTATCATTGTGCATCTGTTATCAACTTTTTTCTAGGGATGTTTGTCAACTTTTCGTCCAGTGTTGTTTCTGAACATTTTAGCGATCTGCATAAAGTTTGATGTAATAACAATTGTGCACTTAGATTTGCTGAAGTGACGAATAGTGAAACACAATCTGGACGGGGACACGGGGCAACGGGCCGAGTCTGGCACACCAAATTGTAGATGAACTTTTTGGCCCGACAGGGCTCTGGGCTTCTGGCATCCACGTCGGTCGTTTACACCTGGCTCCCTCGCGACCGTTGTTGCAACCTTTAGCTGCCTTTCGCTCGTCGCGGTGCAACCACACATGGTGCGCGGCACATTCCTCCTCGCCCGGCTGCTATCCCGGCGCTTTCCAGACCAATTATTCCTCACCGGTGATCATCCGAACCAGGCCTACTGGAACAGTGGTCAGTGGACGAGACGAAatgttattttcttcttttataCCATGAGATGAAAAGTTCTTGTCTAAGGAAATTCTTTCCAGTGATTCCCTCAGAGTTTTaactcctcgatctctctaGCACCTAAGTTTCTGGCTGGATGATCCTACGTCAATCCGTTGCAATCACTGAACATGACCTTACGCACACCTTTGCTTTACGTGTCTTGCTTAACCTGCCACGTTCTCTTCACTGTCGCGGTCAGCGTGTAAGATTGCAAGTCAGTAATGCCATTTTATCACTAGTTTACCGGCTCTGCGAGGATCTGATCCGAGTGGAGAAAGCGACTGGGCGAGATACACAAATTCAAAGCAGTAACCATGACGAGCAAAGGCCTTTCCGGAGAATCAACTCCCCCTGCCGGTGGTGCGGTGCCCCGCATCCATCCATCCCAAAAGCCCCGGCCTTTCCATCTTGTTCGGTTGTTCCCTGCTTCTGTTCAACTCGCTCCACAATTCCATTCCGTTTCTCCATTTGCATCAATAGGACCTTAGGAGAGCGCGCACGGGCAGGGAATCCCCAAGAAAGCAAGAACTGTTGGCGCCGGAGAGGAGCAGGGTGGTTGGTACCGCGCGCGCGCGTATGGGATGAGAGGGTGGTGCTTGAGGGGCGTGGTCCGGGAATGGAGAACGTAGATAGGGCGGGGGCAGGGGCCGTCGGCAGCGCCGGCAGCCTCGGCCTCCGCGTCGGGCAGGCTGCCTTCTCGTCGGCGTCCCTGCTGTTCATGTCCGTCGGCGTCGAGTTCTTCAGCTACACCGCCTTCTGGTACGTGTTGCCTCCTCCTTTCTGTTTGGTCTTTTTCTGCTACTTTCTTTCAGTTACACCGCTCATGCAATGGTTCTCGAGGTTTCAGCACGGTGATCAGGCTAACTAAACGTGTGAAAATTGGAAATTCAACCCACGATTTACGGCTTTACGCTAAATTCTCTGAAACGATATGATTGACAGCTTCCTGGTCACGATCATGGGTCTGGTCATCCCCTGGAGCTGCACGCTCGCCATGATCGACGTGTACTCCATACTTGTAGGATGCCCTCTTCGCGTGCCTGGCGTCATGGTTATCGTTGTTGTGGGAGACTGGGTATGTATGCACACATCTGGTTACTCATGCCATGCAAGCCCTCTATTTTTGCCCTCTCCTGTGCGCATCAGCGTGCCAGTAATGAAGGATCATTTTGCCTGCAAATCCTCCAGGTCCTGTCGATACTCTCGTTTGCAGCTGCCTGCTCGAGCGCCGCGGTCATCGATCTCCTCCTCCAATTCCACGGATCCCACTGTTCCCCGAGGTTCTGCGGGAGGTACCAGTTGTCTGCCATGATGGCGTTCTTGTCCTGGTTCTTGACGGCTGCTTCAGCGGTCTTCAACTTCTGGTTCATCGCCTCCCGATGATCACTGTAACTGCTGAATTAATTCCAGAAAATGGTTCCGGACAGTCACTGTTTTTTGATAGAattttatatttactaattggaagTTCCTTTTGGTGCTCCATGTTAATCTTAGTAAACTCCAatttagttacgttagcaatcaacatatttttttcaaatcaaataaaatataccaattaaatatacgtgtaatcaaacattacaaaattaaaataacagaacgcaaacatattacgaattatcacataa of Phragmites australis chromosome 3, lpPhrAust1.1, whole genome shotgun sequence contains these proteins:
- the LOC133913400 gene encoding cold-regulated 413 plasma membrane protein 1-like, coding for MGFASYLEMKTGPAGGGASEAAQALVEADLRDLSVAARKLANHALVLGGGLGFGFGTSFLKWLAFVAAVYLLILDRTNWKTNMLTALLVPYIFFTLPHVLFSLMRGEVGRWIAIIAIILRLFFPRHFPDWLELPGAIILLTVVAPSLFADTFWGNLVGVFICLGIGCYLLQEHIRASGGFRNAFTKGNGVSNSIGILLLFIYPVWALVLHFL
- the LOC133913399 gene encoding CASP-like protein 5C1, whose protein sequence is MENVDRAGAGAVGSAGSLGLRVGQAAFSSASLLFMSVGVEFFSYTAFCFLVTIMGLVIPWSCTLAMIDVYSILVGCPLRVPGVMVIVVVGDWVLSILSFAAACSSAAVIDLLLQFHGSHCSPRFCGRYQLSAMMAFLSWFLTAASAVFNFWFIASR